Proteins from one Streptomyces genisteinicus genomic window:
- a CDS encoding ATP-binding cassette domain-containing protein, whose translation MTYAIQAEGLVKRFKDTEALAGVDLAARTGSVLGLLGPNGAGKTTAVRIFATLLPPDGGRAEVAGHDVVAEAGAVRSLIGLTGQYAAVDENLTGTENLLLIGRLLGMSRPDARARARELLDRFGLSDAAGRAAKTFSGGMRRRLDLAASLVGRPSILFLDEPTTGLDPHSRGELWDMLRALVAEGTTALLTTQYLNEADVLADDIVVVDKGRVIAQGTPDQLKNEVGGQVLEVRPLAPGDLAAAHDLVARAAGPGTRIEGDAVTAPVNGPELMPAVVRRLDREGIAVGELALRRSSLDEVFLALTGHRAEPGGEGAEGGDEGAEGGDGDGTDAATAAAPAEAVGSR comes from the coding sequence ATGACGTACGCGATCCAGGCGGAGGGCCTGGTCAAGCGGTTCAAGGACACCGAAGCCCTGGCGGGGGTGGATCTGGCGGCCCGCACCGGTTCGGTGCTGGGCCTGCTCGGTCCGAACGGGGCGGGGAAGACGACCGCGGTGCGGATCTTCGCCACCCTGCTGCCGCCGGACGGCGGCCGTGCCGAGGTGGCGGGGCACGACGTGGTCGCCGAGGCGGGTGCCGTGCGCTCCCTCATCGGCCTGACCGGCCAGTACGCGGCCGTCGACGAGAACCTCACCGGTACCGAGAACCTCCTGCTCATCGGGCGCCTGCTGGGCATGTCCCGGCCGGACGCCCGCGCCCGCGCCCGGGAGCTGCTGGACCGGTTCGGGCTCTCGGACGCGGCCGGACGGGCGGCGAAGACCTTCTCCGGCGGCATGCGGCGGCGTCTCGACCTCGCGGCGAGCCTGGTCGGCCGGCCCAGCATCCTCTTCCTCGACGAGCCCACGACCGGGCTCGACCCGCACAGCCGCGGCGAGCTGTGGGACATGCTGCGCGCACTGGTGGCCGAGGGCACCACGGCGCTGCTCACCACCCAGTACCTGAACGAGGCCGATGTGCTCGCCGACGACATCGTGGTCGTCGACAAGGGCCGGGTGATCGCCCAGGGCACCCCCGACCAGCTGAAGAACGAGGTGGGCGGCCAGGTCCTGGAGGTCCGCCCGCTCGCCCCCGGCGACCTCGCCGCCGCGCACGATCTGGTCGCCCGGGCGGCCGGGCCGGGCACCCGCATCGAGGGCGACGCGGTCACCGCCCCGGTGAACGGCCCGGAGCTGATGCCCGCGGTGGTCCGCCGCCTCGACCGCGAGGGCATCGCCGTCGGCGAGCTGGCGCTGCGGCGCTCCTCCCTCGACGAGGTCTTCCTCGCGCTGACCGGCCACCGGGCGGAGCCCGGCGGCGAAGGCGCGGAGGGCGGCGACGAGGGCGCGGAGGGCGGCGACGGGGACGGCACGGACGCCGCCACCGCGGCCGCCCCGGCCGAGGCGGTGGGTTCGCGATGA
- the coaA gene encoding type I pantothenate kinase: MISSPPRSTHRRAEPPSTPYVDLTRAEWSALREKTPLPLTAEEVERLRGLGDVIDLDEVRDVYLPLSRLLNLYVQATAELRGALNTFLGDAGNGHGAQRGTPFVIGVAGSVAVGKSTVARLLQALLARWPEHPRVELVTTDGFLLPMKELRERGLMSRKGFPESYDRRALTRFVADIKAGKDEVTAPVYSHLIYDIVPDERLTVRRPDILIVEGLNVLQPALPGKDGRTRVGLADYFDFSVYVDARPEDIETWYLNRFRKLRETAFQNPFSYFRKYTQVSEEEALDYARTMWRTINKPNLLENVAPTRGRATLVLRKGPDHKVQRLSLRKL; the protein is encoded by the coding sequence GTGATCTCTTCGCCGCCACGAAGCACCCACCGCCGGGCAGAGCCGCCGTCGACGCCGTACGTCGACCTCACCCGCGCCGAGTGGAGCGCACTGCGCGAGAAGACACCGCTGCCGCTGACCGCCGAGGAGGTCGAGCGCCTGCGGGGTCTGGGCGACGTCATCGACCTCGACGAGGTGCGCGACGTCTACCTGCCGCTCTCACGGCTGCTGAACCTGTACGTGCAGGCCACCGCCGAGCTGCGGGGCGCGCTGAACACCTTCCTCGGCGACGCGGGCAACGGCCACGGCGCCCAGCGGGGGACACCCTTCGTCATAGGGGTCGCGGGCTCGGTGGCCGTCGGCAAGTCCACCGTCGCCCGGCTGCTCCAGGCGCTGCTCGCCCGCTGGCCGGAGCACCCCCGCGTCGAGCTGGTCACCACCGACGGGTTCCTGCTGCCGATGAAGGAGCTCCGGGAACGCGGCCTCATGTCGCGCAAGGGGTTCCCGGAGTCGTACGACCGCCGGGCGCTCACCCGTTTCGTCGCGGACATCAAGGCGGGGAAGGACGAGGTCACCGCCCCCGTCTACTCCCACCTGATCTACGACATCGTCCCCGACGAGCGGCTGACCGTGCGCCGGCCGGACATCCTGATCGTCGAGGGGCTCAACGTCCTGCAGCCCGCGCTGCCCGGCAAGGACGGCCGCACCCGGGTGGGACTCGCCGACTACTTCGACTTCAGCGTGTACGTCGACGCGCGGCCCGAGGACATCGAGACCTGGTACCTGAACCGTTTCCGCAAGCTGCGCGAGACCGCGTTCCAGAACCCGTTCTCCTACTTCCGCAAGTACACCCAGGTCTCCGAGGAGGAGGCACTGGACTACGCGCGGACGATGTGGCGCACCATCAACAAGCCCAATCTGCTGGAGAACGTGGCCCCGACCCGGGGACGCGCCACACTGGTGCTGCGCAAAGGGCCGGACCACAAGGTCCAGCGGCTGTCCCTGCGGAAACTCTGA
- a CDS encoding ABC transporter permease — protein MTGMTATAPLTASGRVRPLAWAGQTLTMAWRSLVAVKHNPLELVDYSVTPIMFVFLFTYVLGGQMAGSTDAYLEYALPGIIVQNTLFMTVYTAMALNTDLTKGVFDRLRSLPIARSAPLIGRITADLAKHVWAMLLMIGIGVLMGFRITGGAGGFLLGAVLLIVFAAAVSWSAVLIGMLAGDAEKVQAFAFTLIFPITFTSSAFVIVDTMPGWLQAWSDVNPVTHLSDAYRGLLVGGPVAEPVLWSLVWAVGIAAVFCPLAMRAYRAKA, from the coding sequence ATGACCGGCATGACGGCCACCGCCCCGCTGACGGCGTCCGGCCGGGTGCGGCCGCTGGCGTGGGCCGGGCAGACCCTGACGATGGCGTGGCGCAGTCTGGTGGCGGTGAAGCACAACCCGCTGGAGCTGGTGGACTACAGCGTCACGCCGATCATGTTCGTCTTCCTCTTCACCTACGTGCTGGGCGGCCAGATGGCCGGATCGACCGACGCCTACCTGGAGTACGCGCTGCCGGGGATCATCGTCCAGAACACCCTCTTCATGACCGTGTACACCGCGATGGCGCTCAACACGGACCTGACGAAGGGCGTCTTCGACCGGCTGCGCAGCCTGCCCATCGCCCGTTCCGCACCGCTCATCGGCAGGATCACCGCGGACCTCGCCAAGCACGTGTGGGCGATGCTGCTGATGATCGGCATCGGTGTGCTGATGGGGTTCCGGATCACCGGCGGCGCCGGCGGGTTCCTGCTCGGCGCCGTCCTGCTGATCGTCTTCGCGGCGGCCGTCTCCTGGAGCGCGGTGCTCATCGGGATGCTCGCCGGGGACGCGGAGAAGGTGCAGGCGTTCGCGTTCACGCTGATCTTCCCGATCACCTTCACCAGCAGCGCCTTCGTCATCGTGGACACGATGCCGGGCTGGCTCCAGGCGTGGAGCGACGTCAACCCGGTCACCCATCTGTCCGACGCCTACCGGGGCCTGCTGGTCGGCGGCCCGGTGGCGGAGCCGGTGCTGTGGTCGCTGGTGTGGGCCGTGGGCATCGCGGCGGTCTTCTGCCCGCTGGCGATGCGCGCCTACCGCGCCAAGGCCTGA
- the glmS gene encoding glutamine--fructose-6-phosphate transaminase (isomerizing) has protein sequence MCGIVGYVGGQSALDVVVAGLKRLEYRGYDSAGVAVLADGGLAAAKKAGKLVNLEKELTERPLPAGSTGVGHTRWATHGGPTDANAHPHLDNAGRVAVVHNGIIENFAELRAELAGRGHGLASETDTEVVAHLLAEAFSSAGDLAESMRLVCRRLEGAFTLVAVHADEPGVVIGARRNSPLVVGVGEGEAFLASDVAAFIAHTRSAIELGQDQVVELRRDGVTVTGFDGEPAEVREYHVDWDASAAEKGGYDYFMLKEIAEQPKAVSDTLLGRIDASGSLSLDEIRIPAHVLREADKIVVVACGTAFHAGLIAKYAIEHWTRIPCEVELASEFRYRDPILDQRTLVVAISQSGETMDTLMALRHAREQGARVLAICNTNGSTIPRESDAVLYTHAGPEVAVASTKAFLTQVVACYLVALYLGQVRGTQWGDEIRAVIRDLAQISGAVERVLETMEPVRELARSLAHKNTVLFLGRHVGHPVALEGALKLKELAYMHAEGFAAGELKHGPIALIEEDLPVVVVVPSPRGRSVLHDKIVSNIQEIRARGARTIVIAEEGDEAVVPYADHLVRIPATPTLLQPMVATVPLQVFACELATARGNEVDQPRNLAKSVTVE, from the coding sequence ATGTGCGGAATCGTGGGGTACGTCGGCGGTCAGTCGGCGCTGGATGTGGTCGTCGCCGGTCTGAAGCGGCTCGAGTACCGCGGATACGACTCGGCGGGGGTGGCGGTCCTCGCCGACGGAGGACTGGCCGCGGCGAAGAAGGCGGGCAAGCTCGTCAACCTGGAGAAGGAGCTCACGGAACGGCCGCTGCCGGCCGGCTCCACCGGCGTCGGTCACACCCGGTGGGCCACCCACGGCGGACCCACCGACGCCAACGCCCATCCGCATCTCGACAACGCGGGACGGGTCGCCGTCGTCCACAACGGGATCATCGAGAACTTCGCGGAGCTCCGGGCCGAACTCGCCGGGCGCGGGCACGGCCTGGCCTCCGAGACGGACACCGAGGTGGTCGCCCATCTGCTGGCGGAGGCCTTCTCGTCCGCGGGCGACCTCGCCGAGTCGATGCGCCTGGTGTGCCGGCGGCTGGAGGGGGCCTTCACCCTGGTCGCCGTGCACGCCGACGAGCCCGGCGTGGTCATCGGCGCGCGGCGCAACTCCCCGCTCGTGGTGGGCGTGGGGGAGGGCGAGGCGTTCCTCGCGTCGGACGTCGCCGCCTTCATCGCCCACACCCGGTCCGCGATCGAGCTGGGCCAGGACCAGGTCGTGGAGCTCCGGCGGGACGGCGTGACCGTGACCGGCTTCGACGGGGAGCCCGCGGAGGTCCGGGAGTACCACGTGGACTGGGACGCCTCGGCCGCCGAGAAGGGCGGCTACGACTACTTCATGCTCAAGGAGATCGCCGAGCAGCCGAAGGCCGTCTCGGACACCCTGCTGGGCCGCATCGACGCCTCCGGTTCGCTGAGCCTCGACGAGATCCGCATCCCGGCGCACGTGCTGCGCGAGGCGGACAAGATCGTCGTCGTCGCCTGCGGCACCGCCTTCCACGCCGGGCTCATCGCCAAGTACGCGATCGAGCACTGGACCCGCATCCCGTGCGAGGTGGAGCTGGCGAGCGAGTTCCGCTACCGGGACCCGATCCTCGACCAGCGCACCCTCGTCGTGGCGATCTCGCAGTCCGGCGAGACCATGGACACCCTGATGGCGCTGCGGCACGCGCGCGAGCAGGGCGCCCGGGTCCTGGCGATCTGCAACACCAACGGCTCGACCATCCCCCGCGAGTCGGACGCGGTGCTGTACACCCACGCCGGTCCCGAGGTGGCCGTGGCCTCGACGAAGGCGTTCCTGACCCAGGTCGTCGCCTGCTACCTGGTCGCCCTCTACCTGGGGCAGGTGCGCGGCACCCAGTGGGGCGACGAGATCCGGGCCGTCATCCGCGACCTGGCGCAGATCTCCGGCGCGGTCGAGCGGGTGCTGGAGACCATGGAACCGGTGCGCGAGCTGGCCCGGTCGCTGGCCCACAAGAACACCGTCCTGTTCCTGGGCCGCCACGTCGGCCACCCCGTCGCGCTGGAGGGGGCGCTCAAGCTGAAGGAACTCGCGTACATGCACGCGGAGGGCTTCGCGGCGGGCGAGCTCAAGCACGGTCCGATCGCGCTGATCGAGGAGGACCTGCCGGTGGTGGTCGTCGTGCCGTCGCCGCGCGGCCGGTCCGTGCTCCACGACAAGATCGTCTCCAACATCCAGGAGATCCGTGCCCGCGGCGCCCGGACCATCGTGATCGCGGAGGAGGGCGACGAGGCCGTGGTGCCGTACGCCGACCACCTGGTCCGGATCCCGGCGACGCCGACGCTGCTCCAGCCCATGGTGGCCACCGTGCCGCTGCAGGTGTTCGCCTGCGAGCTGGCGACGGCCCGCGGCAACGAGGTCGACCAGCCCCGGAACCTGGCGAAGTCGGTGACGGTGGAGTGA
- the rpsI gene encoding 30S ribosomal protein S9: MAETTAETPLEEVDVEQYTTETEVPVEGEYTSESMASRFGDPQPAAGLGRRKNAIARVRIVPGSGKWKINGRTLEDYFPNKVHQQEVNEPFKVLELDDRYDVVARISGGGVSGQAGALRLGVARALNEADVDNNRGPLKKAGFLSRDDRAVERKKAGLKKARKAPQYSKR; the protein is encoded by the coding sequence GTGGCTGAGACCACCGCCGAGACCCCGCTCGAAGAGGTTGACGTCGAGCAGTACACCACCGAGACCGAGGTTCCGGTCGAGGGCGAGTACACCTCCGAGTCCATGGCTTCCCGCTTCGGCGACCCGCAGCCGGCCGCCGGCCTGGGCCGTCGCAAGAACGCCATCGCCCGTGTCCGGATCGTTCCGGGCTCCGGCAAGTGGAAGATCAACGGCCGCACCCTTGAGGACTACTTCCCCAACAAGGTGCACCAGCAGGAAGTCAACGAGCCCTTCAAGGTGCTCGAGCTCGACGACCGCTACGACGTTGTCGCCCGTATCTCGGGTGGCGGCGTCTCCGGCCAGGCCGGCGCCCTGCGCCTCGGTGTGGCCCGCGCCCTGAACGAGGCGGACGTGGACAACAACCGCGGCCCGCTGAAGAAGGCCGGCTTCCTCTCCCGCGACGACCGTGCGGTCGAGCGCAAGAAGGCCGGTCTCAAGAAGGCCCGTAAGGCCCCGCAGTACAGCAAGCGCTAA
- the glmM gene encoding phosphoglucosamine mutase, which translates to MGRLFGTDGVRGVANADLTAELALGLSVAAAHVLAEAGTFAGHRPTAVVGRDPRASGEFLEAAVVAGLASAGVDVLRVGVLPTPAVAYLTGALGADLGVMLSASHNAMPDNGIKFFARGGHKLADELEDRIEQVYEQHRTGEPWDRPTGAGVGRVKEYDEGFDKYVAHLVAVLPNRLDGLRIVLDEAHGAASRVSPEAFARAGAEVVTIGAEPDGLNINDGCGSTHLDLLKAAVVEHGADLGIAHDGDADRCLAVDAAGREVDGDQILAVLALAMREAGTLRGNTVVATVMSNLGFKLAMEREGVDLVRTAVGDRYVLEAMKEQGYALGGEQSGHVIVLDHATTGDGTLTGLMLAARIAATGRSLADLAGVMERLPQVLVNVRDVDKSRVTTSAELSQAVAEAERELGATGRVLLRSSGTEPLVRVMVEAPDLEQAKSVASRLADVVKSALG; encoded by the coding sequence GTGGGACGACTCTTCGGAACGGACGGCGTACGCGGAGTGGCGAACGCCGACCTCACGGCCGAGCTCGCGCTCGGGCTGTCGGTCGCCGCGGCGCACGTGCTGGCCGAGGCGGGCACCTTCGCCGGCCATCGCCCGACCGCTGTGGTGGGCCGTGACCCCCGTGCGTCCGGAGAGTTCCTGGAAGCGGCCGTGGTGGCCGGCCTGGCGAGCGCCGGAGTCGACGTGCTGCGCGTCGGTGTGCTGCCCACCCCCGCGGTGGCGTATCTCACCGGTGCCCTCGGCGCCGACCTCGGCGTGATGCTCTCCGCCAGCCACAACGCCATGCCGGACAACGGCATCAAGTTCTTCGCCCGCGGCGGTCACAAGCTCGCCGACGAGCTGGAGGACCGCATCGAGCAGGTCTACGAGCAGCACCGCACCGGTGAGCCGTGGGACCGTCCGACCGGCGCCGGCGTCGGCCGGGTCAAGGAGTACGACGAGGGCTTCGACAAGTACGTCGCCCACCTCGTCGCCGTCCTCCCGAACCGTCTCGACGGGCTGCGGATCGTGCTGGACGAGGCGCACGGCGCCGCGTCCCGGGTGTCGCCCGAGGCGTTCGCCCGCGCCGGTGCCGAGGTCGTGACGATCGGCGCCGAGCCGGACGGCCTCAACATCAACGACGGCTGCGGATCGACCCACCTCGACCTGCTGAAGGCCGCCGTCGTCGAGCACGGGGCCGACCTCGGCATCGCGCACGACGGCGACGCGGACCGCTGCCTCGCCGTGGACGCGGCGGGCCGTGAGGTCGACGGCGACCAGATCCTCGCCGTGCTCGCGCTCGCGATGCGCGAGGCGGGCACCCTGCGCGGCAACACCGTGGTGGCCACGGTCATGTCGAACCTCGGCTTCAAGCTGGCGATGGAGCGCGAGGGCGTCGACCTGGTGCGGACCGCGGTCGGCGACCGCTATGTGCTGGAGGCGATGAAGGAGCAGGGCTACGCGCTCGGCGGCGAGCAGTCCGGCCACGTCATCGTCCTCGACCACGCCACCACCGGGGACGGCACGCTGACCGGTCTGATGCTCGCCGCGCGGATCGCCGCGACCGGCCGCTCCCTCGCGGACCTCGCCGGTGTGATGGAGCGGCTGCCGCAGGTGCTCGTCAACGTGCGCGACGTCGACAAGTCCCGGGTGACGACCTCCGCCGAGCTCTCCCAGGCGGTGGCCGAGGCCGAGCGCGAGCTCGGCGCCACCGGCCGGGTGCTGCTGCGCTCCTCCGGCACCGAGCCCCTGGTGCGGGTGATGGTGGAGGCGCCCGACCTGGAGCAGGCGAAGAGCGTCGCGAGCCGGCTGGCCGACGTCGTGAAGTCGGCGCTCGGCTGA
- a CDS encoding holo-ACP synthase: protein MIIGVGIDVAEIDRFAESLKRTPAMARRLFVEHELLLPSGERRGYASLAARFAAKEALAKALGAPGGLLWTDAEVYVEESGRPRLRVRGTVLARAAELGVRTWHVSLSHDAGVASAVVIAEG from the coding sequence ATGATCATCGGGGTGGGGATCGACGTCGCGGAGATCGACCGGTTCGCCGAGTCGCTGAAACGCACACCGGCGATGGCCCGGCGGCTCTTCGTCGAGCACGAACTGCTGCTGCCGAGCGGGGAACGCCGCGGCTACGCCTCCCTCGCCGCCCGGTTCGCCGCGAAGGAGGCGCTGGCCAAGGCGCTCGGCGCGCCCGGCGGCCTGCTGTGGACGGACGCGGAGGTGTACGTCGAGGAGTCGGGCCGCCCCCGGCTCCGGGTCCGCGGCACGGTCCTGGCCCGCGCCGCCGAACTGGGCGTCCGCACCTGGCACGTGTCGCTCAGTCACGACGCCGGCGTGGCCTCCGCCGTGGTGATCGCCGAGGGGTAG
- a CDS encoding NAD(P)H-hydrate dehydratase has translation MRSAYSVEEVRHAEERLMARLPDGVLMQRAAAGLAAACAGLLGRVYGARVVLLVGSGANGGDTLWAGARLARRGAGVAAVLLAPERTHEAGLAALLAAGGRIADDPFEPLAAADLVLDGITGIGGRGGLRPDAVPVARAARGSDAVVVAVDLPSGVEADTGEVRGEALRADLTVTFGTYKPGLLVDPARGHAGAVRLVDIGLGGELPSVPRLEALQHADVARMLPLPGAGSDKYRRGVVGVAAGSARYPGAAVLAVAGALRGGAGAVRYVGPAADAVIARFPECLVGTGQPGTAGRVQSWVVGPGIGDRGDAVREVLAADVPVLVDADGLRLLDAADLRGRTAPTLLTPHAGEAAALLGVAREEVEAARLASVRELAARYGATVLLKGSTTLVADPGGGAVRADPMGTPWLATAGSGDVLSGLAGSLLAAGLDARDAASAAAYLHGLAARLAAARGTPLTAHDVAATLPEAWHGVREPGEGAGVGGSRA, from the coding sequence ATGCGGAGTGCGTACAGCGTCGAAGAAGTCCGGCACGCCGAGGAGCGGCTGATGGCACGGCTGCCGGACGGCGTCCTCATGCAGCGGGCCGCCGCCGGGCTGGCAGCCGCCTGCGCCGGCCTGCTCGGCCGGGTCTACGGGGCCCGGGTCGTGCTGCTCGTCGGCAGCGGCGCCAACGGCGGCGACACCCTTTGGGCGGGCGCACGGCTCGCCCGGCGCGGAGCCGGGGTCGCCGCCGTGCTGCTCGCCCCCGAACGGACCCACGAGGCGGGTCTCGCGGCCCTGCTGGCGGCGGGCGGCCGGATCGCCGACGACCCCTTCGAGCCGCTGGCCGCCGCCGATCTGGTGCTCGACGGCATCACCGGCATCGGCGGGCGCGGCGGCCTGCGCCCGGACGCCGTGCCCGTGGCCCGCGCCGCCCGCGGGTCGGACGCCGTCGTCGTCGCCGTCGACCTGCCGAGCGGGGTCGAGGCGGACACCGGGGAGGTCCGTGGCGAGGCGCTGCGGGCGGACCTGACCGTCACCTTCGGCACGTACAAGCCGGGGCTGCTGGTCGATCCGGCGCGCGGGCACGCCGGCGCCGTCCGGCTCGTCGACATCGGCCTCGGCGGCGAACTGCCGTCCGTCCCCCGTCTGGAGGCGCTCCAGCACGCCGACGTCGCCCGGATGCTGCCGCTCCCCGGGGCGGGGAGCGACAAGTACCGGCGGGGCGTGGTCGGCGTCGCGGCCGGCTCCGCGCGCTACCCGGGGGCGGCCGTGCTGGCCGTGGCGGGTGCGCTGCGCGGCGGCGCCGGGGCCGTCCGGTACGTGGGCCCCGCCGCGGACGCGGTGATCGCCCGCTTCCCGGAGTGCCTGGTCGGCACCGGGCAGCCGGGGACGGCCGGCCGGGTCCAGTCGTGGGTCGTCGGCCCCGGCATCGGCGACCGGGGGGACGCGGTGCGCGAGGTGCTCGCCGCCGACGTCCCCGTCCTGGTCGACGCGGACGGTCTGCGCCTGCTGGACGCCGCGGACCTGCGGGGCAGGACCGCGCCCACGCTGCTGACCCCGCACGCGGGGGAGGCCGCCGCGCTGCTCGGCGTGGCACGCGAGGAGGTGGAGGCCGCCCGTCTCGCGTCGGTGCGGGAGCTGGCGGCGCGGTACGGGGCGACGGTCCTGCTCAAGGGCTCGACGACGCTGGTCGCGGACCCCGGCGGCGGAGCGGTCCGGGCCGATCCGATGGGCACCCCGTGGCTGGCGACCGCAGGCAGCGGCGACGTGCTCTCCGGACTGGCCGGATCGCTGCTGGCCGCGGGCCTGGACGCCCGGGACGCGGCGTCGGCCGCCGCGTACCTGCACGGTCTGGCGGCCCGGCTGGCCGCCGCCCGCGGCACGCCGCTGACCGCCCACGACGTGGCCGCGACACTCCCGGAGGCATGGCACGGCGTGCGGGAGCCGGGGGAGGGCGCCGGCGTCGGGGGCAGCCGTGCCTGA
- a CDS encoding DUF389 domain-containing protein, whose product MLHLRLIVPADRTAEVTGLLERTVGTAHLVVLEGAARDPHGDVVLCDVAREAADEVLEELRGLGIDRDGSVAADEIGLSLSARADRAEKDAPGEAADAVLWEQLSDATHEESTLSVTYVAFLTIATMLAACGVVLDNAVLIVGAMAVGPEFGPLAGICTALVRRTPRLAWRSVIALITGFAAAMLATVGFSILMDAMDLFSDEQLRGERPNTRFIYDPDAFSLIVSVLAGAAGMLSLTSAKSGALVGVAISVTTVPAAANAAVAFSYREYAQAWGSTEQLLLNLAGIVLAGTATLLVQKVLWRWGRRRAERTERAERTG is encoded by the coding sequence GTGCTGCACCTGCGCCTGATCGTCCCGGCCGACCGGACGGCGGAGGTGACGGGCCTGCTGGAGCGGACGGTCGGCACCGCCCACCTGGTGGTGCTGGAAGGGGCGGCCCGCGATCCGCACGGCGACGTGGTGCTGTGCGACGTGGCTCGGGAGGCGGCCGACGAGGTCCTGGAGGAACTGCGGGGCCTCGGCATCGACCGCGACGGTTCGGTGGCCGCCGACGAGATCGGCCTGTCGCTGTCCGCACGCGCCGACCGCGCGGAGAAGGACGCGCCGGGCGAGGCCGCGGACGCGGTGCTCTGGGAGCAGCTCTCGGACGCCACCCACGAGGAGTCGACGCTCAGCGTCACCTACGTGGCGTTCCTGACGATCGCCACGATGCTCGCGGCCTGCGGTGTCGTCCTGGACAACGCCGTCCTGATCGTCGGCGCGATGGCGGTCGGTCCGGAGTTCGGCCCGCTGGCGGGCATCTGCACGGCGCTGGTGCGGCGCACACCGCGGCTCGCCTGGCGGTCGGTGATCGCGCTGATCACCGGCTTCGCAGCGGCGATGCTCGCGACCGTGGGCTTCAGCATCCTGATGGACGCGATGGACCTGTTCAGCGACGAGCAGCTGCGGGGCGAGCGGCCCAACACCCGCTTCATCTACGACCCCGACGCCTTCTCGCTCATCGTCTCCGTGCTGGCGGGCGCCGCGGGCATGCTCTCGCTGACATCCGCCAAGTCGGGCGCCCTGGTCGGTGTCGCCATCTCGGTGACGACCGTCCCCGCGGCGGCCAACGCCGCCGTCGCCTTCAGCTACCGCGAGTACGCCCAGGCGTGGGGCTCGACGGAGCAGCTGCTGCTGAACCTCGCGGGCATCGTGCTCGCCGGCACCGCGACCCTGCTGGTGCAGAAGGTGCTCTGGCGGTGGGGCAGGCGCCGGGCCGAGCGGACGGAGCGGGCGGAGCGCACCGGCTGA
- the alr gene encoding alanine racemase — translation MSQTPPPHSAPPRARAEIDLGALRANVRALRARAPHSALMAVVKSDAYGHGMVPCARAALDAGAGWLGTATPQEALALRAAGVGGRIMCWLWTPGDPWREGIEAGLDMAVSGMWALREVTAAARAAGRPARIQLKADTGLGRNGCQPADWPALVAAARAAEDEGLADVTGLWSHFACADEPGHPSIVRQLDLFRDMVDHAEKAGVEPEVRHIANSPATLTLPESHFDLVRTGIAMYGVSPAPELGTSAELGLRPVMTLAASVALVKHVPAGHGVSYGHHYVTDAETTLGLVPLGYADGVPRHASGRGPVLVGGVRRRVAGRVAMDQFVVDLGGQTVDEGSEALLFGPGDRGEPTAEDWAQAAGTIAYEIVTRIGSRVPRVHLHEEPHDPARQRPAAVDE, via the coding sequence ATGAGCCAGACACCGCCGCCGCACTCCGCACCGCCACGCGCCCGGGCCGAGATCGATCTCGGCGCGCTGCGCGCCAACGTCCGTGCGCTGCGGGCGCGCGCGCCGCACTCCGCCCTGATGGCCGTGGTCAAGTCGGACGCGTACGGCCACGGCATGGTGCCCTGCGCCCGGGCGGCACTCGACGCCGGCGCCGGGTGGCTCGGCACGGCGACGCCGCAGGAGGCGCTCGCGCTGCGCGCGGCCGGTGTCGGCGGCCGGATCATGTGCTGGCTCTGGACCCCGGGCGACCCGTGGCGCGAGGGCATCGAGGCCGGCCTCGACATGGCGGTGAGCGGCATGTGGGCGCTGCGGGAGGTCACCGCGGCGGCCCGCGCGGCGGGCCGCCCCGCCCGGATCCAGCTCAAGGCCGACACGGGGCTCGGCCGCAACGGCTGCCAGCCCGCCGACTGGCCCGCCCTGGTGGCCGCCGCCCGCGCGGCCGAGGACGAGGGCCTGGCCGACGTCACCGGCCTGTGGTCCCACTTCGCCTGCGCCGACGAACCGGGACACCCCTCGATCGTCCGCCAGCTGGACCTCTTCCGGGACATGGTCGACCACGCGGAGAAGGCAGGCGTCGAGCCGGAGGTGCGGCACATCGCCAACTCCCCGGCCACGCTGACCCTCCCGGAGTCCCACTTCGACCTCGTCCGCACCGGCATCGCGATGTACGGGGTGTCGCCCGCCCCCGAGCTGGGCACCTCCGCCGAGCTCGGGCTGCGCCCGGTGATGACGCTCGCCGCCTCCGTCGCCCTGGTCAAGCACGTGCCCGCCGGTCACGGCGTCAGCTACGGACACCACTACGTCACCGACGCGGAGACCACGCTCGGCCTGGTCCCGCTCGGCTACGCCGACGGCGTCCCCCGGCACGCGTCCGGCCGCGGCCCGGTGCTCGTCGGCGGCGTCCGGCGCCGGGTCGCCGGCCGGGTGGCGATGGACCAGTTCGTCGTCGATCTCGGCGGGCAGACGGTGGACGAGGGGTCCGAGGCGCTCCTCTTCGGCCCGGGCGACCGGGGCGAGCCGACCGCGGAGGACTGGGCGCAGGCGGCCGGGACGATCGCCTACGAGATCGTCACGCGGATCGGGTCGCGGGTGCCGCGCGTCCATCTCCACGAGGAGCCCCACGACCCGGCGCGCCAGCGGCCGGCAGCCGTCGACGAGTAG